One genomic region from Neoarius graeffei isolate fNeoGra1 chromosome 4, fNeoGra1.pri, whole genome shotgun sequence encodes:
- the sumo3a gene encoding small ubiquitin-related modifier 3-like isoform X2 has product MSEDKPKEGVKTENDHINLKVAGQDGSVVQFKIKRHTPLNKLMKAYCERQLEMEDEDTIDVFQQQTGGHR; this is encoded by the exons GAGGGAGTGAAGACAGAGAATGACCACATCAATCTGAAGGTGGCTGGACAGGACGGTTCTGTGGTCCAGTTTAAAATTAAAAGGCACACACCGCTCAACAAGTTAATGAAGGCGTACTGTGAAAGACAG TTGGAGATGGAAGACGAGGACACTATCGACGTATTTCAACAACAAACAGGCGGCCATCGCTAA
- the sumo3a gene encoding small ubiquitin-related modifier 3-like isoform X1 — MSEDKPKEGVKTENDHINLKVAGQDGSVVQFKIKRHTPLNKLMKAYCERQGLSIRQIRFRFDGQPINETDTPAQLEMEDEDTIDVFQQQTGGHR; from the exons GAGGGAGTGAAGACAGAGAATGACCACATCAATCTGAAGGTGGCTGGACAGGACGGTTCTGTGGTCCAGTTTAAAATTAAAAGGCACACACCGCTCAACAAGTTAATGAAGGCGTACTGTGAAAGACAG GGATTGTCGATAAGACAGATTAGGTTTAGGTTTGATGGACAGCCGATAAATGAGACGGATACACCAGCACAG TTGGAGATGGAAGACGAGGACACTATCGACGTATTTCAACAACAAACAGGCGGCCATCGCTAA